The following are encoded together in the Planococcus antarcticus DSM 14505 genome:
- the spoIIP gene encoding stage II sporulation protein P: MSSKNKEYTEKTKNKKSKLTDLLYLALALSTSLLIVALAFIYFNIKQNASGNSVADKLESQATADSGASNFYFEFLKPENGTSASPETILSPDQVSMLHIGQPTRDEFQPSMKDLLKERDLSSENIEELVDNITSGNKIDTGHSTFGKNVIYIYHSHSRESFLPYLKKTNQPEDAYHSKANITLVGEMLGKALERRGLGTTVNSTDIVQELDSKGLNYGRSYFLSGEHVKAAQKENRNLEIFLDIHRDSLRKNSTTVELNNEDYARLLFVVGTSHKEFAKNLAFTKELHQQLETQYPGLSKGTLEKDSSQGNGVYNQNLSPNSVIVEIGGVDNTVEELHRTVEALADVLSNYYWHEEQ; encoded by the coding sequence ATGTCATCAAAAAATAAAGAGTATACTGAAAAGACCAAAAATAAAAAATCTAAATTAACTGATTTATTATATTTAGCACTTGCTCTCTCGACTAGTTTACTGATTGTAGCTTTGGCATTTATTTACTTCAATATAAAACAAAATGCCAGTGGAAATTCCGTGGCGGATAAATTGGAATCCCAAGCTACAGCTGATTCGGGTGCATCAAATTTCTATTTTGAATTTCTCAAACCAGAAAATGGAACATCTGCTTCTCCAGAAACCATACTTAGCCCAGACCAAGTTTCAATGCTGCACATAGGGCAGCCAACAAGAGACGAATTTCAACCTTCCATGAAAGACTTGCTTAAAGAAAGAGATCTATCATCAGAGAATATCGAAGAATTGGTTGATAATATAACGTCTGGAAATAAGATTGACACCGGGCATTCTACTTTCGGAAAAAACGTCATTTACATCTATCACTCTCATAGTAGAGAATCTTTTTTGCCGTATTTAAAAAAGACAAATCAACCAGAAGATGCTTATCACTCTAAGGCTAATATCACTTTGGTCGGAGAGATGTTAGGGAAAGCTCTGGAACGAAGAGGACTAGGAACGACAGTCAATTCCACTGATATTGTCCAAGAGCTAGATTCAAAAGGATTAAACTATGGTCGTTCTTATTTTTTATCGGGAGAACATGTAAAGGCGGCTCAAAAGGAAAATCGAAACTTGGAAATTTTCTTAGATATCCACCGGGATTCATTGCGGAAAAATTCTACTACTGTAGAACTAAATAATGAAGATTATGCGCGTCTGCTGTTTGTTGTTGGCACAAGCCACAAAGAATTCGCTAAAAACCTTGCATTCACAAAAGAGTTGCATCAACAGCTTGAAACTCAATATCCCGGGTTATCCAAAGGAACACTTGAAAAAGACAGCAGTCAAGGGAACGGTGTCTACAATCAGAACTTGTCTCCTAACTCGGTTATTGTTGAAATTGGCGGAGTCGATAATACGGTAGAAGAACTTCACCGGACAGTCGAAGCCTTGGCCGATGTGTTAAGTAATTACTACTGGCATGAAGAACAATAA
- the kduD gene encoding 2-dehydro-3-deoxy-D-gluconate 5-dehydrogenase KduD, with amino-acid sequence MLIVQKKRMTESRGFIIKHSLFDLTGKTAVITGGNRGLGKEISLGLARAGADIIVVARKIDEEVLEEIRKLGVKAGKVEFDLLNFEQYGELLERCTQVTGSIDILVNNAGVQKRHDSTEFPKKDWDFVMDLNANASFFMCQTFGAHMLENGGGKIINLASLLSYQGGLRVAAYAASKGAVIQFTKSLANEWAHRGVNVNAIAPGYMDTEMNTALLADETRNRQILERIPAGRWGKPEDMQGAAVFLASAASDYLHGITIPVDGGWLGR; translated from the coding sequence ATGTTGATAGTACAGAAAAAACGGATGACAGAAAGTAGGGGTTTCATTATCAAGCATTCACTTTTTGATCTGACAGGGAAGACTGCTGTTATCACAGGCGGCAACCGGGGACTAGGGAAAGAAATTTCTCTTGGACTCGCGAGAGCAGGTGCAGATATCATCGTCGTCGCAAGAAAGATTGACGAAGAGGTCCTTGAAGAAATTCGAAAGCTCGGCGTGAAAGCGGGGAAAGTGGAATTCGATTTGCTGAATTTTGAGCAATACGGCGAATTGTTGGAGCGCTGTACACAGGTGACTGGAAGTATTGACATCCTGGTCAATAACGCGGGTGTGCAAAAGCGGCATGATTCGACGGAATTTCCGAAGAAAGACTGGGATTTTGTCATGGACCTCAATGCCAATGCATCGTTTTTTATGTGCCAGACATTCGGTGCGCATATGTTGGAAAATGGCGGAGGCAAAATCATTAATTTGGCTTCGCTGCTGTCCTACCAAGGCGGCCTACGAGTTGCCGCTTATGCGGCGAGCAAAGGAGCGGTGATTCAATTCACGAAATCCTTGGCGAATGAATGGGCGCATCGCGGCGTCAACGTCAATGCCATCGCTCCGGGTTACATGGACACGGAGATGAATACAGCATTGCTGGCAGACGAAACGCGGAACCGGCAGATTCTTGAACGTATTCCGGCCGGACGATGGGGGAAACCCGAGGACATGCAGGGAGCGGCAGTATTTCTAGCTTCGGCTGCATCGGATTATCTCCATGGCATAACGATTCCCGTTGATGGTGGTTGGCTGGGAAGATGA
- the gnd gene encoding phosphogluconate dehydrogenase (NAD(+)-dependent, decarboxylating), protein MKLAMIGIGKMGYNLALNMMDNGHEVVAYDANSEQVDKIVADGAIGANSLEEVVQQLEKPRVLMMLVPHGEITENVIATLKPLLDEGDIIIDGGNSNYKESVRLGESLKENGIHFMDCGTSGGISGAREGICTMIGGDPVAFKIIEPVIKDVSVENGYFYTGELGSGHFLKMIHNGIEYGMMQAMAEGFDILEKSNYDYDLEGVAKVWNNGSVVRSWLMELIENAFSKDPKLEEIRGVMNSSGEGKWTVETALDLQVPAPVITMSLLMRYRSLEDDTFTGKVVAALRNEFGGHDVVKK, encoded by the coding sequence ATGAAATTAGCAATGATAGGTATTGGAAAGATGGGGTATAACCTGGCGTTGAATATGATGGACAATGGTCACGAAGTGGTTGCGTATGATGCAAACAGCGAGCAAGTTGATAAAATTGTTGCAGATGGCGCGATTGGTGCAAATAGTCTGGAAGAAGTTGTTCAACAATTGGAAAAACCACGTGTTCTGATGATGCTGGTGCCGCACGGCGAGATTACGGAAAATGTCATTGCGACATTAAAACCGCTTCTAGACGAAGGCGACATCATCATTGACGGAGGAAACTCTAATTACAAAGAATCAGTGAGACTGGGTGAGAGCCTGAAAGAAAACGGTATACACTTTATGGATTGCGGAACGAGCGGCGGAATTTCCGGTGCGCGCGAAGGAATCTGTACGATGATTGGCGGGGATCCGGTGGCATTCAAAATCATCGAACCGGTCATCAAAGATGTATCTGTCGAAAACGGTTATTTCTATACTGGTGAACTTGGTAGCGGACATTTCCTTAAAATGATCCATAACGGCATCGAATATGGCATGATGCAGGCGATGGCTGAAGGCTTTGATATTCTCGAAAAGAGTAATTACGATTACGACTTGGAAGGCGTAGCGAAAGTTTGGAACAATGGTTCCGTCGTTCGATCTTGGCTGATGGAATTGATTGAAAATGCATTTTCAAAAGATCCAAAACTGGAAGAAATTCGCGGCGTCATGAACTCTTCAGGGGAAGGGAAATGGACGGTCGAAACGGCGCTTGATCTTCAAGTGCCGGCTCCGGTCATCACGATGTCCCTATTGATGCGCTATCGTTCACTCGAAGACGATACCTTTACCGGTAAAGTCGTAGCAGCGCTTCGCAATGAATTCGGCGGCCACGACGTCGTCAAAAAATAA
- a CDS encoding TRAP transporter substrate-binding protein yields MKKIFSLFVLAMMVLVLAACGGGNDEAAEGSGSEGEGSGETKTIRAGIGLNDSHPQYLALLKWKEIVEEKTDGAIKVETYHSSQLGDDRAMTEALQLGSQEVTIPSTAPIANFVPEFSVFDFPFLFPNEQVADKVLDGEVGQKFLDKLEDQNLVGLAYWENGFRDITNNERPIESASDFEGLKLRTMENQLHLDAFDALGANPTPMAFGELFTAMQQGTVDGQENPIPTIYLQGFYEVQDYVSATHHIYSPFVFLMSKEFFDGLTEEQQTIVTEAAVEAGELNRELNREATAQNVEDLKAEGMNYNEVTPEARQEMVEIVQPVLDEYAEQIGQETVQEVYDAIEAAEAELE; encoded by the coding sequence ATGAAAAAGATTTTTTCTTTATTCGTATTGGCTATGATGGTATTGGTTCTTGCAGCATGCGGAGGCGGCAACGACGAAGCAGCTGAAGGTTCTGGAAGCGAAGGCGAGGGTTCAGGCGAAACCAAAACAATCCGCGCAGGTATCGGCCTTAACGATTCACACCCACAGTACTTAGCATTATTGAAGTGGAAAGAAATTGTGGAAGAAAAAACTGACGGCGCGATTAAAGTTGAAACTTACCACAGCAGCCAATTGGGCGATGACCGCGCAATGACTGAAGCGTTGCAACTCGGTTCACAGGAAGTAACAATTCCTTCTACAGCACCAATCGCTAACTTTGTACCAGAATTCAGTGTATTTGATTTCCCATTCTTGTTCCCGAACGAACAAGTTGCGGATAAAGTATTGGACGGCGAAGTTGGACAAAAATTCCTTGATAAATTGGAAGATCAGAACCTTGTTGGCCTTGCTTACTGGGAAAACGGATTCCGTGACATCACGAATAACGAACGTCCAATCGAATCAGCAAGCGATTTCGAAGGCTTGAAACTTCGTACAATGGAAAATCAGTTACATCTTGACGCTTTCGACGCGCTTGGAGCTAACCCGACGCCAATGGCATTCGGTGAATTGTTCACAGCAATGCAGCAAGGTACAGTCGATGGACAGGAAAACCCCATCCCGACAATCTATCTGCAAGGTTTCTATGAAGTTCAGGATTACGTTTCTGCAACACATCACATATACAGCCCGTTCGTATTCTTAATGAGCAAAGAATTTTTTGATGGATTGACTGAAGAGCAACAAACAATCGTAACAGAAGCGGCTGTTGAAGCTGGAGAGCTTAACCGTGAACTAAACCGTGAAGCGACCGCACAAAACGTTGAAGACTTGAAAGCTGAAGGCATGAACTACAACGAAGTAACTCCAGAAGCACGCCAGGAAATGGTTGAAATCGTTCAGCCTGTTCTTGACGAGTACGCAGAACAAATTGGTCAAGAAACTGTTCAGGAAGTCTATGATGCAATCGAAGCTGCTGAAGCAGAGTTAGAGTAA
- a CDS encoding TRAP transporter small permease: MKILHWLDRHIEEVLLVLFSTVMVAVIFMQVVMRQFDNSLSWTEELARYCFIWLVYIGISYGVKKDRHIKVDVLLLVLRNKGKIILTIIANLLFLAFAVFVIRYGFDIAMQLLSFGQKSPANQIPMGLIYLATPVGMGLTLIRLVQNLVKHIKALMHEMKQDKKVEKLG, translated from the coding sequence ATGAAAATCTTACACTGGTTAGACCGGCATATCGAGGAAGTGTTATTGGTTCTTTTTTCCACGGTAATGGTAGCGGTCATTTTTATGCAAGTGGTCATGAGACAATTCGACAACTCTCTATCTTGGACTGAAGAACTGGCGCGCTATTGCTTTATCTGGCTCGTCTATATCGGCATCAGCTACGGAGTAAAAAAAGACAGGCACATCAAAGTGGATGTCCTATTATTGGTATTGAGAAACAAAGGCAAAATCATTTTAACGATTATCGCAAATCTGCTGTTTCTTGCGTTTGCCGTTTTCGTTATCCGCTACGGCTTTGATATTGCGATGCAATTACTTTCTTTCGGTCAGAAATCTCCAGCCAACCAGATTCCGATGGGGCTTATCTACCTGGCTACACCAGTCGGCATGGGCTTGACACTCATTCGCTTGGTGCAGAACTTGGTGAAACACATTAAAGCGCTAATGCATGAAATGAAACAAGACAAGAAAGTCGAAAAACTAGGGTAA
- a CDS encoding TRAP transporter large permease, whose amino-acid sequence MTIAVLFGSFALLLILTVPIGIAIGLSTLITIMYTGSLPVEFLAKELITSVDSFPLMAVPFFILAGEIMGKGGISERLFNVANALVGNRTGGFAIATIITCMFFAAISGSGPATVAAIGGIMIPAMVRQGYDIKFATATVAAAGSIGVIIPPSIPMVIYGVTGSVSIGDLFIAGIIPGILVGLSMIAWAYFYSKSKGYKGLDEKTSLKKIALAFWDAKWALLIPVIILGGIYGGIFTPTEAAVIAVVYGLFAAMVLYRALKIRDLPKVIIDSALTTATVLIIVGTANAFGRLLTIEQVPVQIADALLSISTNQYVIILLIMLLLLVVGMFMDTLAAIIILTPILLPIAIEIGYDPVHFGILMVVNLAIGFFTPPVGVNLFVASGISGVSIESLSRAVLPFVISMLITLLFLTFVPAITMLFIPE is encoded by the coding sequence ATGACTATTGCAGTGTTATTTGGCAGCTTTGCGCTTTTGCTGATTCTGACGGTGCCAATCGGTATCGCAATCGGTTTATCAACACTTATCACAATTATGTACACCGGCAGCTTACCGGTTGAATTCTTGGCGAAAGAATTGATCACTTCGGTCGATTCCTTCCCGTTGATGGCTGTGCCATTCTTTATTCTTGCCGGTGAAATCATGGGCAAAGGCGGCATTTCCGAACGTCTCTTTAATGTAGCGAACGCCCTTGTCGGTAACAGAACCGGCGGCTTCGCTATTGCGACAATCATCACGTGTATGTTCTTTGCTGCCATTTCTGGTTCTGGCCCCGCTACAGTTGCGGCAATCGGTGGAATTATGATTCCTGCCATGGTACGCCAAGGTTATGACATCAAATTCGCAACAGCTACCGTAGCGGCAGCCGGCTCGATCGGCGTTATCATCCCGCCGAGTATCCCAATGGTTATCTACGGGGTAACCGGAAGCGTTTCAATCGGTGATCTTTTCATCGCTGGTATCATCCCGGGGATTCTTGTCGGTCTATCAATGATCGCGTGGGCTTATTTTTATTCGAAGAGCAAAGGCTATAAAGGCCTTGATGAAAAAACGTCATTGAAAAAAATCGCACTCGCTTTCTGGGATGCGAAATGGGCATTGCTCATTCCTGTCATCATCTTAGGCGGTATTTACGGCGGTATTTTCACGCCGACAGAAGCTGCGGTTATTGCAGTTGTTTATGGCTTATTCGCAGCGATGGTCCTTTACCGCGCCTTGAAAATCCGTGATTTACCGAAAGTCATCATCGATTCAGCATTGACGACAGCGACTGTGCTGATCATCGTCGGAACAGCCAATGCTTTCGGTCGCTTATTAACAATCGAGCAAGTGCCGGTCCAAATTGCCGATGCGCTATTGTCGATTTCCACAAACCAGTACGTCATCATCCTGTTGATCATGTTGTTATTATTGGTTGTCGGTATGTTCATGGATACACTCGCCGCTATCATCATTTTGACGCCGATCTTGCTGCCGATTGCGATTGAAATCGGTTATGACCCGGTCCATTTCGGTATCCTGATGGTCGTCAACTTGGCAATCGGCTTCTTCACGCCGCCGGTTGGGGTTAACTTATTCGTCGCTTCCGGAATTTCTGGCGTTTCCATCGAATCGCTGTCGCGTGCCGTATTGCCGTTTGTCATTTCAATGCTGATCACGCTATTGTTCCTGACATTCGTTCCGGCTATCACGATGCTCTTCATTCCAGAATAA
- a CDS encoding sugar kinase, whose amino-acid sequence MKKSEVFTFGETMVLFQPEQMLPLEYIHQFPKKIGGAESNVAIGLTRLGHSVSWFSKLGNDPFGRFVLKSVRGEGVDVSSCLLTDNAPTGLLFKEQLSPEDMNVYYYRKGSAASMMQPEELDAEAIAAARILHISGITPALSESAFATVMKAIDIAKRNGITIVFDPNLRLKLWSAEQAKKIFNEIAATADVILPGLDEGQLMTGETDVKAVAEKLAGDSEKIIVIKLGDKGAYLHANDQKAYIEGFPVDSVVDPVGAGDGFAAGVISGLLREEPLEQAVRRANAIGAMVVGVSGDIEGLPTFEAVERFMKPAGANRDVKR is encoded by the coding sequence ATGAAAAAATCAGAAGTTTTTACATTTGGCGAAACGATGGTGCTGTTCCAGCCCGAGCAGATGCTGCCGCTAGAATACATCCACCAGTTTCCGAAAAAAATCGGGGGAGCGGAATCAAATGTCGCCATTGGCCTCACCAGACTCGGCCATTCGGTTTCTTGGTTCAGTAAACTGGGCAACGACCCGTTTGGCCGCTTTGTGCTGAAAAGTGTACGCGGAGAAGGTGTCGACGTCTCGTCTTGCCTGCTGACAGATAATGCACCAACGGGCCTTCTGTTCAAAGAACAATTATCACCGGAGGACATGAACGTCTATTATTACCGGAAAGGATCCGCCGCTAGCATGATGCAACCGGAAGAACTGGACGCCGAGGCAATCGCCGCAGCGCGCATCTTGCATATCAGTGGGATCACACCAGCGCTCAGCGAATCAGCCTTCGCGACTGTTATGAAAGCGATCGATATCGCAAAACGCAACGGCATAACAATCGTATTCGATCCGAACCTGCGGCTGAAGCTGTGGAGTGCCGAACAAGCGAAAAAGATATTCAATGAAATCGCTGCAACTGCTGATGTCATTTTGCCTGGACTCGACGAAGGCCAACTAATGACCGGCGAAACGGATGTCAAAGCAGTAGCAGAGAAACTCGCTGGAGACAGTGAAAAAATCATTGTCATTAAACTTGGTGATAAAGGTGCTTACCTGCATGCGAATGATCAGAAGGCTTATATCGAAGGCTTTCCGGTAGATTCCGTGGTAGACCCTGTCGGAGCGGGAGACGGCTTTGCCGCTGGAGTCATCAGTGGACTCTTGCGCGAAGAACCGCTTGAACAGGCTGTCCGCCGCGCCAACGCAATAGGTGCAATGGTGGTTGGTGTCAGCGGTGACATCGAAGGGCTGCCGACATTTGAAGCAGTCGAGCGTTTCATGAAGCCGGCTGGTGCAAACCGCGATGTAAAACGCTAA
- a CDS encoding bifunctional 4-hydroxy-2-oxoglutarate aldolase/2-dehydro-3-deoxy-phosphogluconate aldolase encodes MKKWENLIRLKESGLIAVIRKPKPSQIHHIAEALIEGGTGALEITLDTPGALGMIRELKEKFGDRVLVGAGTVLDAPSAKMAIDAGSDFIFCPSFDIETIQMANRYGRISIPGVMTPTEIVNAYSAGADLLKIFPGGALGEAYIKDLQGPLGHIPMMPTGGVSLENVEVFIKNGAVAVGVGGSLIDSKAIAEERYEVLTDISRQFIEKIKKARS; translated from the coding sequence ATGAAAAAATGGGAAAACCTTATCCGCCTGAAAGAATCGGGACTCATCGCAGTCATCCGTAAACCAAAACCATCACAGATTCACCACATCGCGGAAGCGCTTATCGAAGGTGGAACCGGAGCCCTTGAAATCACATTGGACACTCCGGGTGCACTCGGCATGATTCGTGAACTGAAAGAAAAGTTCGGTGATCGCGTACTTGTCGGCGCCGGCACCGTTCTTGACGCACCATCTGCAAAAATGGCAATCGATGCCGGGTCGGACTTTATCTTCTGCCCAAGCTTCGACATCGAAACCATTCAGATGGCTAACCGCTACGGACGCATCTCAATCCCCGGAGTCATGACACCAACGGAAATCGTCAACGCCTATTCTGCAGGGGCCGACCTATTGAAAATTTTTCCGGGTGGGGCACTAGGAGAAGCCTATATCAAAGATCTACAAGGCCCACTTGGCCACATTCCGATGATGCCGACGGGCGGCGTGTCGCTCGAAAACGTCGAAGTGTTCATCAAAAATGGTGCAGTTGCCGTCGGAGTTGGCGGCTCTCTTATCGACAGCAAAGCGATCGCAGAAGAACGCTACGAAGTATTGACCGACATCTCCCGCCAATTTATCGAAAAAATCAAAAAAGCTAGAAGCTAA
- the dgoD gene encoding galactonate dehydratase — translation MKITKLETFIVPPRWLFLKIETDEGIVGWGEPVVEGRAATVEAAVHELSDYLIGKDPRRIEDLWQTMYRSGFYRGGPILMSAIAGIDQALWDIKGKYHNAPISELMGGAVRDSVRVYSWIGGDRPNDVGTAAKEAVRAGFTAVKMNGTEELQYIDSYEKVDQAVARIAAVREEVGKYIGIGIDFHGRVHKPMAKILVKELEQFRPMFIEEPVLPENNEALREIAHITNIPIATGERMFSKWDFKKILSDGYVDIIQPDLSHAGGITECKKIFAMAEAYDVAVAPHCPLGPIALASCLQVDATSHNVFIQEQSLGIHYNKGSDLLDYLNDKTVFEYKDGYVDMLQNAGLGISINEDFVREQAKIGHNWKNPVWRHKDGTIAEW, via the coding sequence GTGAAGATCACGAAGCTGGAAACATTTATTGTTCCACCGAGATGGCTGTTTTTAAAAATTGAAACCGACGAAGGGATTGTCGGTTGGGGAGAACCAGTTGTTGAAGGCCGCGCAGCTACAGTAGAAGCTGCAGTTCACGAACTCAGCGATTACTTGATCGGCAAAGACCCGCGCCGCATTGAAGACCTGTGGCAAACTATGTACCGTTCTGGCTTTTATCGCGGGGGCCCGATTTTGATGAGCGCCATCGCCGGAATCGACCAGGCGCTATGGGATATCAAAGGGAAGTACCATAATGCACCGATTTCGGAATTGATGGGTGGAGCAGTTCGCGATTCGGTCCGCGTGTACTCTTGGATTGGAGGAGACCGTCCGAATGATGTAGGCACCGCTGCCAAAGAGGCTGTTAGAGCTGGATTCACTGCCGTGAAAATGAACGGAACAGAGGAACTCCAATACATCGATTCGTATGAGAAAGTCGACCAGGCGGTTGCGCGCATCGCGGCAGTCCGTGAAGAGGTGGGCAAGTATATCGGCATCGGCATTGATTTCCATGGTCGTGTACATAAACCGATGGCAAAAATCCTCGTCAAAGAGCTCGAGCAATTCCGCCCGATGTTCATCGAAGAACCAGTGTTGCCGGAAAACAATGAAGCTCTGCGGGAAATTGCACATATCACTAATATTCCGATTGCGACAGGTGAGCGCATGTTCTCGAAATGGGATTTCAAAAAAATACTGTCTGACGGCTATGTCGACATCATTCAGCCCGATTTGTCGCATGCTGGCGGAATCACTGAATGCAAAAAAATCTTTGCGATGGCAGAAGCCTATGATGTCGCCGTTGCGCCACATTGCCCGCTGGGTCCGATTGCGCTGGCGTCTTGCTTGCAGGTCGATGCCACATCGCATAACGTCTTTATTCAAGAACAGAGCCTCGGCATCCATTACAACAAGGGCAGCGATCTTCTTGATTACTTGAACGATAAGACGGTTTTCGAATACAAGGACGGCTATGTCGATATGCTGCAAAATGCCGGTCTGGGTATTTCCATCAATGAAGACTTTGTTCGCGAACAAGCAAAAATCGGCCACAACTGGAAAAATCCCGTTTGGCGCCATAAAGATGGCACGATCGCTGAATGGTAA
- a CDS encoding C-terminal binding protein has product MSPFKVVVTDYEYSTFAPERVVFDKLGIELTFEQCNTEDDVIATCKDADALINQYAPITGKVIEQLDNCKVISRYGVGFNTIDVDAATAKGIIVANVTDYCLDEVSNHTMALLLSFARKVTLLNNSVKNGVWDFKVAVPIYRLQGKTLGLIGFGNIPQTVAKKAKAFDLNVIAYDPFVAPEVAAARNVELVTLEKLCQHSDYLSIHVPLNEQTEGMISRKEFAMMKKEAFIINTARGPIIDERALISSLQAGEIAGAGLDVLETEPIVADNPLLAMDNVILNPHSAFYSVEAETELKRKTAENVADVLSGYYPTYLVNKSVKNKVELKNKL; this is encoded by the coding sequence ATGAGCCCATTTAAAGTGGTCGTCACTGATTATGAATACAGCACATTTGCCCCAGAAAGGGTTGTTTTCGATAAACTCGGCATCGAGCTGACTTTTGAACAATGTAATACAGAAGACGACGTTATCGCAACTTGTAAAGATGCAGATGCGTTGATTAATCAGTACGCGCCGATCACAGGCAAAGTTATCGAACAGCTTGATAATTGTAAAGTCATTTCTCGTTATGGTGTCGGCTTTAACACGATTGACGTCGATGCAGCCACTGCAAAAGGCATTATCGTTGCCAACGTCACTGATTACTGCCTTGATGAAGTATCAAACCACACAATGGCGTTGCTGTTATCGTTCGCGCGTAAAGTGACGCTTTTGAACAACTCAGTGAAAAATGGCGTCTGGGATTTTAAAGTTGCCGTGCCGATTTATCGTCTCCAAGGGAAGACGCTCGGCCTTATAGGCTTTGGTAATATCCCGCAGACAGTTGCTAAAAAAGCGAAAGCATTTGACTTAAACGTTATTGCTTATGATCCATTCGTGGCGCCGGAAGTAGCTGCTGCACGAAACGTCGAATTGGTAACGCTCGAAAAACTTTGCCAGCACTCTGATTACCTTTCTATCCATGTGCCGCTCAATGAGCAGACAGAAGGGATGATAAGCCGGAAAGAGTTCGCTATGATGAAAAAAGAAGCGTTCATCATCAACACGGCTCGCGGGCCGATCATCGATGAACGGGCATTGATCAGCTCATTGCAAGCAGGAGAAATTGCCGGCGCAGGCCTCGATGTGCTTGAAACGGAACCGATCGTCGCTGACAATCCGCTGTTGGCAATGGACAATGTCATTCTGAACCCGCATTCTGCGTTTTATTCTGTAGAAGCTGAAACAGAGCTGAAACGCAAGACGGCAGAAAATGTTGCCGATGTGCTGTCCGGCTATTATCCAACCTATCTGGTCAATAAAAGCGTCAAAAATAAAGTAGAATTAAAGAACAAGCTGTAA
- a CDS encoding HPr family phosphocarrier protein, giving the protein MEKSVSKDITVDISDKTTIVEVSKATQKYQSEIYLKKSVNGTPYEINLKSFLGLITLQLRNGDELNIRTVGEDAEEAMADVVSYLSQT; this is encoded by the coding sequence ATGGAGAAAAGTGTATCGAAAGACATTACCGTCGATATTTCGGATAAGACGACGATCGTCGAAGTCAGCAAAGCAACGCAGAAATATCAGTCGGAGATTTACCTAAAAAAATCAGTCAACGGCACGCCTTACGAAATCAATCTGAAAAGTTTCCTCGGCCTTATCACGCTGCAATTGCGCAACGGCGACGAACTCAATATCCGCACGGTCGGTGAAGATGCAGAAGAAGCGATGGCAGACGTCGTTTCCTATTTAAGCCAGACATAA
- the rpiA gene encoding ribose-5-phosphate isomerase RpiA — protein MVENQDLYKKAAAEKAVEYVEDGMVLGLGSGTTVYWLLKRLGALVDQGLNIKGIPSSLRTEGWAKEFGIPLTDFSEVEQLDLAIDGADEIDPDFQLTKGGGGSLVREKLVNAHAKQVIIIADQSKMVACLGSFALPVEIVQFAWQRTVDKIEAFGAKSVLRVRDGEVFVSNNGNYILDCAFESIEDPKVLHNELKLLLGVVETGLFIDMTDRVILAGPGGAQVINKNEDDSV, from the coding sequence GTGGTAGAAAATCAGGATCTGTACAAAAAAGCTGCAGCTGAAAAAGCTGTGGAATACGTCGAAGACGGCATGGTTCTCGGACTCGGTTCCGGTACAACCGTCTACTGGCTGCTAAAACGTCTTGGTGCACTCGTCGATCAGGGCCTCAACATCAAAGGCATTCCGTCATCGCTTCGGACAGAAGGCTGGGCGAAGGAATTCGGCATTCCGCTGACCGATTTCTCTGAAGTAGAACAGCTCGATTTAGCAATTGACGGAGCGGATGAAATCGATCCGGATTTCCAACTCACAAAAGGCGGAGGCGGTTCGCTCGTTCGCGAGAAGCTCGTCAATGCGCATGCCAAACAAGTCATAATTATCGCGGATCAGTCGAAGATGGTCGCTTGTCTTGGCAGCTTTGCGTTGCCGGTGGAAATAGTTCAGTTTGCTTGGCAGCGTACGGTTGACAAAATTGAGGCTTTCGGGGCTAAGTCGGTCTTGCGGGTGCGGGACGGTGAGGTCTTCGTGTCGAACAACGGCAATTATATCCTCGATTGTGCATTCGAGTCTATTGAGGATCCGAAAGTCTTGCATAACGAGCTCAAGCTTCTTTTAGGCGTCGTTGAGACCGGTTTGTTTATCGACATGACCGACCGAGTAATCCTAGCAGGGCCTGGAGGGGCACAGGTGATTAACAAAAACGAAGATGATTCGGTTTAG